From the genome of Sphingobacterium kitahiroshimense, one region includes:
- a CDS encoding metallophosphoesterase family protein: protein MVKHNPIARLLLCCLIIALFRVKTAQAQDFKFAFLTDMHTHSDSTLGQVAQRLKLLSPQVEFIMSGGDNVDIDNLKNTDLPLGEKRFKLLKDVFEHTKKPYHMAIGNHDRLPRDLRNGKNDFELFERTFGQTYYTFDHKGWKFIVLNSVEVKDNQYVIGEQQFDWLQDVINKTKKEQPLVIVSHVPFLSVYYPVLEGRYTAADTFTNQKQVFDLFKDHNLKLVLQGHMHLYEEIKVKGVQFITAGAVSGNWWQGSFEGTVPGHLEVDVKGQNFSWKYIK, encoded by the coding sequence ATGGTAAAGCATAATCCAATCGCACGATTACTACTATGTTGTCTAATTATAGCGCTATTTCGCGTAAAGACGGCGCAGGCACAAGATTTTAAATTTGCATTTTTGACCGACATGCACACGCATAGTGACTCTACATTGGGGCAGGTAGCACAACGGCTTAAATTACTGTCGCCACAGGTGGAATTTATTATGAGTGGTGGAGATAATGTCGATATCGACAATTTAAAAAACACTGATCTACCCCTGGGAGAAAAACGATTCAAGTTGCTTAAAGATGTGTTTGAACATACAAAAAAGCCTTATCATATGGCTATCGGAAACCACGATAGATTACCGCGTGATCTAAGAAACGGTAAAAATGATTTTGAACTTTTCGAACGCACTTTTGGTCAGACGTATTATACCTTTGATCATAAAGGGTGGAAATTCATTGTCCTCAATAGTGTGGAAGTGAAGGATAATCAATATGTCATCGGTGAGCAACAGTTTGATTGGCTGCAGGATGTGATCAACAAGACGAAGAAAGAACAACCCTTGGTTATCGTTTCGCATGTTCCCTTTTTATCCGTCTACTATCCTGTTTTGGAAGGACGTTACACTGCTGCCGATACGTTTACAAATCAGAAGCAGGTATTTGATCTTTTTAAAGATCATAATCTGAAATTGGTCCTTCAGGGGCATATGCATTTGTATGAAGAAATCAAAGTGAAAGGGGTACAGTTTATCACAGCAGGAGCAGTTTCTGGAAATTGGTGGCAAGGTAGTTTTGAAGGAACAGTACCTGGTCACCTTGAAGTTGACGTAAAGGGACAAAATTTTAGTTGGAAATACATCAAATAA
- a CDS encoding peptidase domain-containing ABC transporter, which yields MANQEDYTASTRMWFKQITKEKKDVASIYIYAILSGLVQLSIPLGIQAIVSFVLGATMVTSLYLLIGFVVLGTFLYGVFRVKVMQIIEKIQQKIFVEYSIAFAKKLPKIDLAATKKYYLPELVNRFFDILNLQKSISKILLEIPTALIQIFFGIILLSFYHVWFLVFGAVVIIIVGCIFYFTMDSGIQSSVEESNKKYEVASWLEDIASAIKTFKINSKSDMHLTGTDERVVQYLDHRTSHFKVLLFQYKSIIGFNVTITLVMLGIGTYLLINQKLNIGAFVATEIVVIMIMSAVEKLIKSLESYYDMIASVLKLHKVTGLREESNGEIVLESTARGMEVVFKDVSLNFADSRPVFIHLNFTIPANSLTMISGQVGAGKSMLLNMIAGFYEPSGGTVLFDKIPIKNIDKIALRNRIGLYMEDMTIIKGTLHENLVLGRENISTEDILRLAESIGIEQLSDQFSNGFYTLLSETDTEISFSSRKMILILRALLGNNRLLLLEDPLDGMDEVFRKKLTQYLDEIKQHTTVILVSKEKEVMEIADQHLYLQNRTIEIK from the coding sequence ATGGCAAATCAAGAAGATTATACTGCAAGCACTAGAATGTGGTTTAAGCAGATAACCAAGGAAAAGAAAGATGTTGCGTCCATTTATATATATGCCATTCTCAGTGGTCTTGTGCAATTGAGTATTCCGTTGGGTATTCAGGCAATCGTCAGTTTTGTTTTGGGTGCCACAATGGTCACATCGCTCTATCTGCTTATCGGTTTTGTGGTGCTGGGTACATTTTTATACGGGGTTTTCCGAGTTAAGGTCATGCAGATTATTGAGAAGATTCAGCAAAAGATTTTCGTCGAATATTCCATCGCTTTTGCCAAGAAACTTCCAAAAATAGACCTCGCCGCCACTAAAAAATATTATCTTCCCGAACTTGTTAACCGTTTTTTTGATATTCTAAACTTACAGAAAAGTATTTCTAAAATTCTGCTCGAAATTCCAACCGCCTTGATTCAGATATTTTTTGGTATCATCCTGCTGTCTTTTTATCATGTCTGGTTTTTAGTATTCGGAGCAGTTGTGATCATTATTGTGGGTTGTATTTTTTATTTTACAATGGATTCGGGGATCCAGTCCAGTGTTGAAGAAAGTAATAAAAAATATGAGGTGGCTTCATGGCTCGAAGACATTGCCAGCGCTATAAAAACATTCAAGATTAATTCAAAATCAGATATGCATTTAACGGGTACAGATGAACGGGTCGTTCAATACCTTGATCACCGCACTTCGCATTTCAAGGTTTTGTTGTTTCAGTACAAATCCATTATTGGTTTTAATGTGACCATTACGCTGGTTATGCTGGGAATTGGAACTTATTTGCTGATCAATCAAAAACTCAATATTGGTGCATTTGTTGCAACAGAAATTGTGGTTATCATGATTATGTCGGCGGTTGAAAAGCTGATTAAAAGTCTCGAAAGTTACTACGATATGATTGCTTCAGTACTTAAACTCCATAAGGTGACGGGTCTTCGTGAAGAATCCAATGGCGAGATTGTATTGGAGAGTACAGCAAGAGGAATGGAAGTTGTTTTTAAAGATGTCAGCTTAAATTTTGCCGACAGCCGTCCGGTTTTTATCCATTTGAATTTTACTATTCCGGCCAATAGCCTTACCATGATTTCGGGACAGGTCGGTGCCGGGAAATCCATGCTCTTAAATATGATAGCCGGTTTTTATGAACCCTCTGGAGGAACAGTCCTTTTTGATAAAATACCGATCAAAAATATTGATAAAATTGCCTTACGCAATCGCATCGGCCTGTACATGGAAGATATGACGATTATCAAAGGAACACTGCACGAAAACCTCGTGCTTGGCCGTGAAAACATCAGTACAGAAGATATACTCCGACTTGCTGAATCCATTGGTATTGAACAGCTTTCCGATCAATTTAGCAACGGGTTTTATACCTTGTTGAGTGAGACAGATACCGAGATTTCTTTTAGTTCAAGAAAGATGATCTTAATTCTGAGAGCACTTCTTGGAAATAATCGTCTACTACTATTGGAGGATCCTCTTGACGGGATGGATGAGGTATTTCGTAAAAAACTGACACAATATCTGGATGAAATCAAGCAACATACAACTGTGATCTTAGTGTCTAAAGAAAAAGAAGTAATGGAGATTGCAGATCAGCATCTCTACCTGCAAAACCGTACTATTGAAATTAAGTAA
- a CDS encoding biotin/lipoyl-binding protein, with the protein MTTLYQDQRPQQLNSPIPGKILKWYVKNGDFVKKGDTILQLAEVKDDYMDPQLLERTEQQVSAKKGVRDYYEAKVGTTVDQIKALGAGRELKLAQLKVKISQLNNKLQAEQAELLAITNELKLSEDQFNRQKKMYDDGLVSLTQLQQRNVSFQNVLAKKTAIDNKLAQTNQEILTVQIEERATIQDYTEKLSKTEGDRFSSLGQIEGSTGEIAKLENQVANYRARRGLYFVQASQDGQIVQLNKGGIGEILKETESIGTIVPTRLITLSKFL; encoded by the coding sequence GTGACCACGTTGTATCAGGATCAGCGCCCGCAGCAGCTTAATTCGCCTATCCCAGGTAAAATCTTGAAATGGTATGTCAAGAACGGCGATTTTGTAAAAAAGGGCGATACCATACTGCAGCTGGCTGAAGTGAAAGATGATTATATGGATCCGCAGCTACTGGAGCGTACCGAGCAGCAGGTCAGCGCCAAGAAAGGGGTACGTGATTATTACGAAGCCAAAGTGGGGACCACTGTAGATCAAATCAAAGCTCTTGGTGCTGGGCGAGAACTCAAGCTGGCACAATTGAAAGTGAAAATCAGTCAGTTAAATAATAAGTTACAGGCGGAGCAGGCAGAACTTTTGGCTATTACCAACGAGTTAAAGTTGAGCGAAGATCAATTTAACCGACAGAAAAAAATGTACGATGACGGACTGGTATCGCTTACCCAATTGCAGCAAAGAAATGTTTCCTTCCAAAATGTCTTGGCGAAAAAAACAGCTATAGACAATAAGTTGGCACAGACGAATCAGGAGATTTTAACGGTACAGATCGAAGAGCGCGCAACGATCCAGGATTATACTGAAAAGCTAAGCAAGACAGAAGGTGACAGATTCTCGAGTTTGGGGCAGATTGAGGGAAGTACCGGCGAAATAGCAAAACTTGAAAATCAGGTTGCCAATTATAGAGCGAGACGGGGATTATACTTTGTTCAGGCTTCTCAGGACGGGCAGATTGTACAGCTTAATAAGGGGGGGATCGGAGAAATCCTGAAAGAAACAGAAAGCATCGGTACGATCGTGCCCACAAGGTTGATTACGCTGTCGAAATTTTTGTGA
- a CDS encoding TolC family protein — translation MKIKQRTMQRQNSYIILILICCFCQSSFGQDTLRLSRNEFLAIVKNYHPMAFKYRLENRIASAGIQQAKGNFDPVLDAKTGEKTIDGTQYYQQRNIGLGIPTWYGIELNGSYSYLDGEKLNNSDTKGGLYQVGVTVPLAKNLLYDKRRALLEQAQIAQRMTEAEQTVLTNELMLEAENSYWEWVKQYELYRLQREIVNINKERLAFVIKTFHYGEQAAIDTTEALSQLQNYELEQQDAYLQFVSATQKLSIYLWEEDLKPYPVTEGLVPSERLQNNTDDTQYTDLLAQVDAHTLNGHASVRYYDEKGKILESERRLKLQSLLPKIDFSYNFYNKEGYTHQFFPLFDNNFQYGLKLEIPIFLRQARADYKMAKLKIDQNSLDLAYKSQELVTKITGYKNEIYNYWSQIGIATKNMDNYKRLLMAEQSKYANGESSLFLINSRENKLIDAQEKILELRLKFLKSYNKLKWTNANFDLSVALR, via the coding sequence ATGAAAATAAAGCAACGAACGATGCAGCGGCAAAATAGTTATATCATCCTTATTCTGATCTGTTGCTTCTGCCAATCTTCTTTTGGACAGGATACATTAAGGTTATCACGTAACGAGTTCTTGGCAATCGTCAAAAATTATCATCCGATGGCTTTTAAATACCGCCTAGAAAACCGCATTGCCTCTGCCGGTATACAGCAGGCTAAAGGTAATTTTGACCCTGTTCTTGATGCTAAAACGGGAGAAAAAACCATTGATGGCACACAGTATTATCAGCAACGTAATATCGGTCTCGGTATCCCAACTTGGTATGGTATTGAATTAAATGGTAGTTACAGCTATTTAGATGGAGAAAAACTCAACAATAGCGATACAAAGGGAGGTTTATATCAAGTTGGCGTAACAGTCCCTCTAGCTAAAAATCTGCTGTATGATAAAAGACGTGCTTTATTGGAGCAGGCACAGATTGCGCAACGTATGACGGAAGCAGAACAAACCGTGTTGACCAACGAGCTGATGCTGGAAGCGGAAAACAGCTATTGGGAATGGGTAAAACAATATGAGCTCTATCGGCTGCAACGGGAAATAGTTAACATCAATAAAGAGCGGTTGGCATTTGTGATCAAAACATTTCATTATGGTGAACAAGCCGCAATTGATACGACCGAAGCACTTTCCCAGCTGCAGAATTATGAGCTGGAGCAACAAGATGCTTATCTTCAATTTGTCAGTGCAACACAAAAGCTTTCGATCTATTTATGGGAGGAAGATCTTAAGCCCTATCCCGTAACAGAAGGTCTTGTTCCTTCAGAAAGACTGCAGAACAATACTGACGATACGCAATACACCGATCTATTGGCGCAGGTGGATGCGCATACGCTAAATGGCCATGCTTCTGTACGTTATTATGATGAAAAAGGCAAAATATTAGAAAGCGAACGTCGCCTCAAATTGCAGAGCTTATTGCCTAAGATTGATTTTAGCTATAATTTTTATAATAAAGAAGGGTATACACACCAGTTTTTTCCACTTTTTGATAATAACTTCCAATATGGTTTAAAACTTGAAATACCGATTTTTTTAAGACAGGCAAGAGCTGATTATAAAATGGCAAAATTGAAGATCGATCAGAACAGTTTGGATCTAGCTTATAAAAGTCAGGAATTGGTAACCAAGATAACCGGCTACAAAAATGAAATCTACAACTATTGGAGTCAGATCGGTATCGCCACCAAAAACATGGATAATTATAAACGATTATTGATGGCCGAGCAATCCAAATATGCTAATGGCGAAAGTTCGTTATTTCTAATCAACAGCCGAGAAAATAAGCTTATTGATGCCCAAGAAAAGATCTTAGAATTAAGACTCAAATTTCTCAAAAGTTATAATAAACTGAAATGGACAAATGCTAATTTTGATTTGTCGGTAGCACTGCGCTAG
- a CDS encoding SDR family NAD(P)-dependent oxidoreductase, which yields MQIFKDKVILITGANRGIGQSLVKVLLNNGVGKIYTTCRDLKKMPSFNDDRIVPLELDITDDQQVAWVATVAQDTEILINNAGTVNSGNILEGDLLGMDNDLQVNYFGTIKMMRAFAPILIRNKPSIMINIVSIAAYSPLPSIAGYAASKAALFSATQSVRIELAKKDVSVYAVNPGAIDTDMNKGSDWDMPDPDSTGIQILQGVADGKLDSIPDEMGQGMYNAWREDPAKLSKLFADLYYAENAK from the coding sequence ATGCAAATTTTTAAAGATAAGGTGATCCTAATTACAGGAGCCAATAGGGGAATAGGCCAATCACTTGTAAAGGTTCTACTTAATAATGGGGTAGGGAAAATATATACAACCTGCAGGGATTTAAAGAAAATGCCATCATTTAATGACGATCGGATAGTACCGTTAGAACTAGACATTACAGATGACCAACAAGTTGCATGGGTAGCAACCGTAGCTCAGGATACTGAAATTCTTATCAACAATGCCGGAACAGTAAACTCTGGAAATATCTTAGAAGGAGATCTCCTGGGAATGGATAATGATTTACAGGTTAATTATTTTGGAACAATAAAAATGATGCGGGCATTTGCACCAATTCTGATTCGAAATAAACCCTCCATTATGATCAATATTGTTTCTATTGCCGCTTACTCCCCTTTGCCATCTATTGCAGGATATGCGGCTTCAAAAGCAGCTCTTTTTTCTGCTACACAATCTGTACGAATTGAATTGGCTAAAAAAGATGTATCCGTCTATGCGGTCAATCCCGGAGCAATTGACACGGATATGAACAAAGGTAGTGATTGGGATATGCCCGATCCAGACAGTACTGGTATCCAAATACTGCAAGGTGTAGCTGACGGTAAACTCGATAGTATACCTGACGAAATGGGGCAGGGCATGTATAATGCCTGGAGAGAAGATCCTGCTAAACTGTCGAAGCTATTTGCCGACCTTTATTATGCGGAGAATGCGAAATAA
- a CDS encoding GH92 family glycosyl hydrolase — MKYVNYMVCASLFVVLGCASKKDTQRDSYAKSVNPFIGTDFTGNTYPGAQAPFGMIQLSPDNGLPGWDRISGYFYPDSTIAGFSHTHLSGTGAGDLYDISFMPVILPYKEAEAPLGIHSKFTHQDEQAHAGYYQVKLTDYDINVELTATPRCGIQRYTFPEADAAVLLDLKKAMNWDATVDSHIEVVDSVTIRGYRFSEGWARGQRVYFETRFSKPFTAVHLDSTAILSVTDTLTKATKRTGTAFKARFDFKTAKGDQVTLSTALSGVSMEGASNNLKAEAPKDDFDYYLAQAEKNWNDELGKIAIQTADKDTKVKFYTALYHSMLAPTIFGDVDGSYFGADRKIHKAENWTNYSTFSLWDTYRASHPLFTITDPDRVNDMIKSFIAFYEQHGRLPVWNIYGSETDMMIGHHAIPVIADAYLKGIGDFDVNKALEACVASANTDAYRGVGLYKKLGYVPYDVADKYNAENWSLSRTLEYAFDDHCIAVMASKMGKKDIAATFLARSKNYKNVYNPATSFMQPRHSNGQFISPFDPEDYSEHICESNAWQYFWSVQHDIPGLINLVGGEERFGQKLDSMFTLHPSDTTKLPIFSTGMIGQYAHGNEPSHHALYLFNAAGQPWKTQQYAAEVMEKLYLNTPSGLSGNEDCGQMSAWYVFSALGFYPVDPVSGHYEIGTPLFDHSEIMLANGKKFTVKANHVSKENIYIQSVSIDGKPLETSYITHQQLMSGATLVFEMGNKPGPVWYKK, encoded by the coding sequence ATGAAATATGTGAATTATATGGTTTGTGCAAGTCTATTCGTTGTTTTAGGCTGTGCTTCCAAAAAAGATACCCAGCGTGATTCTTATGCAAAATCTGTTAATCCTTTTATAGGGACAGATTTTACAGGGAATACCTACCCCGGAGCGCAGGCTCCATTTGGTATGATCCAATTAAGTCCTGACAATGGTTTACCAGGCTGGGACCGCATATCGGGATATTTTTATCCGGATAGCACCATCGCAGGTTTTAGTCATACACACCTAAGTGGAACAGGAGCAGGAGATCTGTATGATATCTCTTTTATGCCAGTTATCCTTCCGTATAAAGAAGCTGAAGCCCCATTGGGCATTCACTCCAAGTTTACGCACCAAGACGAACAGGCACATGCCGGTTATTACCAAGTAAAATTAACTGACTATGATATCAACGTTGAATTGACAGCAACCCCTCGTTGCGGTATTCAGCGTTATACTTTCCCGGAAGCAGATGCTGCTGTATTATTAGACCTGAAGAAAGCAATGAACTGGGATGCGACAGTTGATTCCCATATTGAAGTCGTCGATTCGGTTACGATACGCGGTTATCGATTTTCTGAAGGCTGGGCAAGAGGGCAACGCGTCTATTTCGAAACTCGATTTTCAAAACCCTTTACTGCCGTACACTTAGATAGTACTGCCATCTTATCCGTTACAGATACCCTTACAAAAGCTACTAAACGAACTGGAACAGCATTTAAAGCCCGTTTTGATTTTAAAACAGCTAAAGGAGATCAAGTCACATTGAGTACAGCACTTTCCGGAGTGAGTATGGAAGGAGCATCAAACAATTTAAAAGCAGAAGCGCCAAAAGATGATTTTGACTATTATCTCGCGCAGGCTGAAAAAAATTGGAATGATGAACTTGGCAAGATCGCTATCCAGACAGCAGATAAAGATACCAAGGTGAAATTCTATACCGCATTATACCATAGTATGTTAGCTCCTACCATATTTGGAGATGTAGACGGATCTTACTTTGGTGCTGATCGGAAAATACATAAGGCCGAAAATTGGACCAATTATAGTACTTTTTCATTGTGGGATACCTATAGAGCATCACATCCATTATTTACCATCACTGATCCAGATCGTGTAAATGATATGATTAAGTCCTTTATTGCCTTTTACGAGCAACATGGTCGTTTACCGGTATGGAATATATATGGAAGCGAAACCGATATGATGATCGGGCACCATGCTATACCTGTTATCGCCGATGCCTATTTAAAAGGGATCGGTGACTTTGACGTCAATAAAGCGCTTGAAGCTTGTGTCGCTTCAGCAAACACCGATGCATACAGAGGAGTTGGACTGTATAAAAAACTTGGCTATGTTCCTTATGACGTTGCTGATAAATACAATGCAGAGAACTGGTCCTTATCGCGCACATTGGAGTATGCTTTCGATGATCATTGTATAGCCGTAATGGCAAGCAAGATGGGGAAAAAGGATATTGCTGCTACATTTTTGGCGAGATCAAAAAACTATAAGAATGTCTATAATCCAGCAACTTCGTTTATGCAGCCACGTCATAGTAATGGTCAATTTATAAGCCCATTTGATCCTGAAGATTATAGTGAACATATCTGTGAAAGTAATGCATGGCAATATTTTTGGTCGGTACAGCATGATATTCCCGGGTTGATCAATTTAGTTGGTGGGGAAGAACGCTTTGGACAAAAGCTCGATAGTATGTTTACTTTACATCCTTCAGATACGACCAAACTGCCTATTTTTAGCACCGGTATGATTGGGCAGTATGCACATGGCAATGAACCGAGCCATCATGCTTTATATCTATTCAATGCTGCCGGACAGCCTTGGAAAACTCAGCAATATGCTGCTGAGGTAATGGAAAAACTGTATCTAAATACTCCTTCTGGTTTGAGTGGCAATGAAGATTGTGGACAGATGTCTGCATGGTATGTCTTCAGTGCATTAGGTTTTTATCCGGTAGATCCTGTCAGTGGCCATTATGAGATCGGTACACCGCTTTTTGACCATAGTGAAATTATGCTTGCTAACGGTAAGAAATTTACAGTCAAAGCCAATCACGTCAGTAAAGAGAATATCTATATCCAATCTGTTTCAATAGATGGAAAACCACTTGAAACCAGTTATATCACGCATCAGCAATTGATGTCGGGTGCGACGTTGGTATTCGAAATGGGGAACAAACCAGGGCCAGTATGGTATAAGAAATAA
- a CDS encoding fimbrillin family protein yields the protein MKTMYQIIKIKLALIVLLAVAVSCSKEKGENTLEANKGGIKLALTEAQFGGDNVSVAKASAKASTTEPLVITQEVQSGPFTFTAELTENTTTSNGLKASANKKAATSLLSLRGAITYRVVVYETDGTYIDQAVGDASDASQVFFGDKLIAGNKYTFVIYSLGSTTTAPAAAPTTNLYTAGQVYFGFTSYEENGADLMYAIEKDVTILGNNTPTPLTTPLKHLFTRVTLLVDNSDASGTFGTANYLKGGYLSEVPVQAEWVSPFTDATVDLSTGATVAATDMTNIPPIANLNATARTFIVNQNQSNTFSIALMIPSGQVKIGHDVNAQAVNFNFSNASLGLKPGYSYTMKLRFNSDRYVNALNETRSVTAADARYAVIGGYRWDRYNLGVANVNPATNNPDANPSVQALYGNYYQWGRQLPVANAYSGDGAIVGWNTTSAPDGSWNNGTATVPVKAALDPCGTGDRVPSPVEYTRLGNYTRHTSIGNWIPNTGTSAGLSDFTAAHIMTSKKSSDIKLSFPAAGHRETTNGSQRVRQATAIYWLNTEVGGNDRAIHGRGFEGGAWDTQNYFKRAGYPVRCIQDK from the coding sequence ATGAAAACAATGTATCAGATTATAAAGATAAAACTAGCCTTGATCGTTCTTCTAGCAGTTGCCGTTTCCTGTAGTAAGGAGAAAGGTGAAAATACTCTTGAAGCGAATAAAGGTGGTATAAAACTGGCTTTAACAGAAGCCCAATTCGGTGGAGATAATGTATCTGTGGCCAAAGCATCGGCAAAGGCTAGCACGACTGAACCGTTAGTAATCACGCAAGAAGTGCAGTCGGGGCCATTTACTTTTACTGCAGAGCTTACAGAAAATACAACAACGAGCAACGGACTTAAAGCTTCGGCCAATAAAAAGGCAGCCACGTCATTGTTGTCATTGAGAGGTGCGATAACGTATCGGGTAGTAGTCTATGAAACGGACGGTACCTATATTGACCAAGCGGTTGGTGATGCATCAGATGCAAGCCAGGTGTTTTTTGGAGATAAATTGATCGCAGGCAATAAATATACCTTTGTGATCTATTCATTGGGCTCTACGACTACCGCTCCTGCTGCTGCCCCAACAACAAATCTGTATACTGCAGGTCAGGTTTATTTCGGTTTCACAAGCTATGAGGAGAATGGAGCGGACTTGATGTATGCAATCGAAAAAGATGTCACTATTCTCGGAAACAATACGCCAACACCATTGACGACACCATTGAAGCATTTGTTTACCCGTGTCACTCTTCTGGTCGATAATAGCGATGCTAGTGGCACATTTGGTACGGCAAACTACCTAAAAGGAGGTTATCTTTCAGAAGTTCCGGTTCAAGCGGAATGGGTTTCGCCTTTCACTGATGCCACTGTTGACCTAAGTACTGGCGCAACAGTAGCCGCAACAGATATGACGAATATACCTCCTATTGCAAATCTTAATGCAACGGCCCGGACTTTTATCGTAAACCAGAATCAGTCAAACACTTTTTCAATTGCATTAATGATACCAAGCGGTCAAGTCAAAATAGGTCATGATGTCAATGCTCAAGCTGTAAACTTTAATTTTTCAAATGCAAGCCTTGGTTTAAAACCAGGTTATTCGTACACCATGAAATTGCGTTTTAACAGTGACCGTTATGTGAATGCGCTTAATGAAACAAGAAGCGTAACTGCTGCTGATGCGCGTTATGCCGTGATCGGTGGATACCGTTGGGATCGCTATAACCTGGGTGTAGCAAATGTAAATCCAGCAACAAATAATCCAGATGCCAATCCTTCAGTACAGGCACTATATGGTAATTATTATCAATGGGGCCGTCAACTGCCAGTGGCAAACGCTTATAGTGGTGATGGCGCTATTGTTGGATGGAATACAACATCTGCTCCTGATGGTTCCTGGAATAATGGTACAGCAACTGTTCCAGTCAAAGCGGCATTAGACCCATGTGGTACGGGTGATCGAGTGCCTAGTCCTGTCGAATATACCCGTTTAGGAAATTATACTCGCCATACTTCCATTGGAAACTGGATTCCTAATACAGGAACTTCTGCTGGATTATCGGACTTTACTGCAGCACATATTATGACCAGTAAAAAGAGCAGTGATATTAAATTAAGCTTTCCAGCGGCTGGTCATAGAGAAACAACTAACGGATCACAGCGTGTTAGACAAGCAACCGCTATTTATTGGTTAAATACTGAAGTTGGCGGTAATGATAGAGCAATACATGGCCGAGGATTCGAAGGTGGTGCTTGGGATACTCAGAATTATTTTAAACGTGCGGGCTATCCCGTACGCTGTATCCAGGACAAATAA